The Desulfatirhabdium butyrativorans DSM 18734 genome includes the window TGCGCAAACCTCTCCTCTCTTGGCCTTCACAACGAATTGACATCCACAGAGGGCTCCTCGTAGCCAGGCCAGCCATCATCATACGACGCATACTCCCTTACTCTATTTTCCGGCTCGGGCGCCGGAGGCGCCCGTTGCTGTTTTGGCTCTGAATACAGATGCAGATGAACCAGAATTTTCTTAATGACCGTCCGCTCGTAGATGAAGCTAATAATTTTCATCTCGCTGCCACAATGTTTACAGAGCAACGGGTCGACTTCCCAGATCTTCTTGATGCATTCCCGCCACATCAATGGTGGTATCCGTCTCGATTTGCATGAACGGATGTCAATTACGTCATCATCTGCAGTCGGTTTGTGGCCCTGGGCAGCCTGTTCTTGTTTCTTGCGATCTCCGCGCATCCGGTTGGAATACCAGCCATAATACCTCACCAGTTGAAATGACTTCTCAGGTATATGCTGGGTAATAGCAGCGATGAACTCCAGCGGATCGAAAACTTGAAAGTTTTTCTTGTTCTTCCCATGACTCATCTTCGAACGGTACAGCACTGTCTCCGTTTCCTCGACATATTGGATCTTGGAGTTCGAAAATGTGTTACGAATAATATATTGTGACAGGTTTTCTATCCCCTTCTCATCCTCCGGCTTGATCCGTACCTGATGATGAACGCTAAAGCCGGAGTTGTGACGCCATTTCATGATCATCTTGATGAATGCGTCATCGATCAGCTCTTCCTTTTTCAACATCTTCAACACATATGCTCGGAAAAGTTCGGCACAGCGCCGGATATCCACCTTTGGCATAACATAAAAATAGCCGCTGTCCAGAAACAAGCCATCCGCTACCAGGGCATGGAGATGAGGATGCCAACGTGCATAGTCGCCAAATGTCTGGATTACCATAACAATACCGGGAATCCCGTGCCGTTTTCCTAATACCGTTTTAAGAAATTTCGTGATACTCTTCGAGGCACACCGGCACAGTTTTCCGAGCAACTTCCTGTCATAGAGGAAGAACTTGCGAAGGATCTTTGGTATGCTGAAAACGTATTGCCGGTGTGGAACAGGAAAGATG containing:
- a CDS encoding IS91 family transposase, which gives rise to CPDCHHEYLLAFSCRGRWFCPSCHSKKVVQFAHHLKEAVIFPVPHRQYVFSIPKILRKFFLYDRKLLGKLCRCASKSITKFLKTVLGKRHGIPGIVMVIQTFGDYARWHPHLHALVADGLFLDSGYFYVMPKVDIRRCAELFRAYVLKMLKKEELIDDAFIKMIMKWRHNSGFSVHHQVRIKPEDEKGIENLSQYIIRNTFSNSKIQYVEETETVLYRSKMSHGKNKKNFQVFDPLEFIAAITQHIPEKSFQLVRYYGWYSNRMRGDRKKQEQAAQGHKPTADDDVIDIRSCKSRRIPPLMWRECIKKIWEVDPLLCKHCGSEMKIISFIYERTVIKKILVHLHLYSEPKQQRAPPAPEPENRVREYASYDDGWPGYEEPSVDVNSL